One genomic region from Vespa crabro chromosome 16, iyVesCrab1.2, whole genome shotgun sequence encodes:
- the LOC124429813 gene encoding ataxin-10, producing the protein MNIIDENNLLNVLNTSLVTRNWNDLYDSLNPKSFGIIKSRQLIKVLAKIAEIVVNEENDIPDKLKIILLKCLGNSCLDVYTHADYESNNTEYGKYCKKLYANLAEDRLKFQCEQQEENISFPYNGIAEWTVDYIILNCDVALSEEQIQVLRLCIQFLCNLFTFACNDRNLLQCKRIKNYLNGTTFQNAIIKFICFEDISVARAACMFIHNALNKFGQDYFTWNDKIYVCSQLLKKVEDLQCARDALLCLLNQENVFKSVYEDISMENKLHLLQIIHEEAQNVIYRHEKSDTGFTFCQKLIDFLSDRFCKRSDLILKTKDTYLNNFEPMEIIILLDILGVLTSEARDELYIIQNNRSLLINCCYLLKSLHMCGKESENYFTSIQRLSDVAPSTQKREYDLEHHPAFGFKAGLIRIIGNMSYKNKKCQDIIRETDTIPLLFDCCNIDARNPLIMQWIILAIRNLCEENLENQEIIRNSTKIGVMDNTILKEMGLTLQDNENGKSIGIVPLL; encoded by the exons ATGAATATAATAGATGagaataatttgttaaatgtattaaatacaAGTTTGGTGACTCGTAATTGGAATGATTTATATGACAGCCTTAATCCAAAGTCTTTTGGCATTATTAAATCCag GCAATTAATTAAAGTCTTAGCAAAAATTGCTGAGATAGTTGTGAACGAGGAAAATGATATACCCGATAAgcttaaaattatattgttgAAATGTTTGGGCAATTCTTGTTTAGATGTCTACACGCATGCAGATTATGAATCGAATAATACAGAATAtggaaaatattgtaaaaaattgtATGCTAACTTAGCAGAAGAtagattaaaatttcaatgtgAACAACAGGAAGAAAATATCTCCTTTCCATATAATGGTATTGCAGAATGGACTgtagattatattattttaaattgtgATGTTGCATTGTCTGAAGAACAAATACAAGTGTTAAGATTATGTATACAGTTTTTATGTAATCTTTTTACGTTCGCTTGCAACGATAGAAATTTATTGCAAtgtaaaaggataaagaattatttaaatggtACAACATTCCAAAATGCCATTAT AAAATTCATATGTTTTGAGGATATTTCAGTAGCCAGAGCAGCTTGTATGTTCATACATAATGCCTTGAACAAATTTGGCCAAGATTATTTTACATGGAATGATAAAATCTATGTATGTTCTCAATTGTTAAAGAAAGTTGAAGATTTACAATGTGCAAGGGATGCGTTGCTATGTCTGTTAAATCaagaaaatgtatttaaaagcGTTTATGAAGATATCTCAATGGAAAATAAGTTACATTTACTTCAAATAATTCACGAAGAGGCTCAGAATGTGATTTATCGACATGAAAAAAGTGACACAGGATTTACTTTCTGTCAGAAGCTTATCGATTTTTTGTCAGATCGCTTTTGCAAAAGAAGTGATCTTATATTAAAAACCAAAGACacgtatttaaataattttgagcCTATGGAAATAATTATCCTTCTTGACATATTAGGAGTGCTTACATCAGAGGCCAGAGATGAACTTTACATCATTCAGAATAATAGAAGTCTTCTTATAAATTGCTGCT ATTTATTGAAATCTTTACATATGTGTGGTAAAGAATCagagaattattttacatCTATACAAAGATTGAGTGACGTAGCACCATCTacacaaaaaagagaatacgATCTAGAACACCATCCTGCTTTTGGCTTTAAAGCAGgtttgataagaataattgggAACATGTCatacaagaataaaaaatgtcaAGATATT ATACGTGAAACAGACACTATTCCTCTACTTTTTGATTGTTGTAATATCGATGCCCGAAATCCAT TAATAATGCAGTGGATTATCTTAGCGATTCGTAACCTATGCGaagaaaatttggaaaatCAAGAAATTATTCGTAATTCCACAAAAATCGGTGTTATGGATAACactattttaaaagaaatgggATTAACTCTACAGGATAACGAAAATGGAAAATCTATCGGAATCGTACCGTTATTATGA
- the LOC124429811 gene encoding 1-acylglycerol-3-phosphate O-acyltransferase Pnpla3-like isoform X1, whose translation MKENCTGGKYLNRFHNMNLSFAGCGFLGIYHVGVAVCFKKYAPHLLLDKISGASAGAIAACCLLCDLPLGEITSNVLRVAREAREHTLGAFSPSFNVHDILLESLQKFLPEDAHIRVNGKLHISLTRVYDGKNVIVSHYNSRQDLLQALLASSFIPFFSGILPPRFHGIRYIDGGFSDNLPTLDENTVTVSPFCGESDICPRDISSQLFHVNVANTSIELSKQNICRFARILFPPNPKILSNMCKQGFDDALRFLHRNNLINCTRCLAVQSTFVVSETLDESFEYDPECLECKMHRQEALVANLPETVLTIFQDAIDSANKGLINWLFKHRSIKLLSLLSLPCTLPADVVYATFTNLVGNKIETYNVEYKVIGNVLRTPLCALNCAKHLKPSRFILNVPKLRNNLVEASRYILEHLTYVFPQINVYYQPIPQTIKCQLAVTEYGSNIYDIKSTENNDALCKNPKSLNLTLQYNELQSWKECNNKTNCVINVSDIGIVDDTFENILQVTTDQEAVIAYYYMDENNKVQVTEIFDVTDTDSHGILSVDEIETNTKLQFDGWDEPTWLSQHTLNDVTTESLYTEANQQSLENLSDISLDDDILDNSNIFSDPESEWGMEKSKQEEEEEEQQQQQQQQQQQQQQQQSCNPPDSRPEVDQPSLSI comes from the exons atgaaagaaaattgtacagggggtaaatatttaaatagatttcACAACATGAATTTATCTTTCGCTGGCTGTGGTTTTCTTGGTATTTACCATGTTGGTGTAGCAGtatgttttaaaaaatatgcaCCGCATTTGCTGCTGGATAAGATTAGTGGAGCATCGGCTGGTGCTATCGCTGCCTGCTGTCTTCTTTGTGACTTACCCCTCG GTGAAATTACGAGTAATGTGTTGCGTGTAGCACGAGAAGCCAGAGAACATACACTAGGTGCTTTCAGTCCATCATTTAATGTACATGATATATTGTTGGAGAGTTTACAAAAA TTTCTGCCAGAGGATGCACACATTCGTGTAAATGGAaaattacatatttctttGACCAGGGTATACGATGGAAAAAATGTGATAGTTTCGCACTATAACTCAAGACAAGATTTACTTCAG GCTCTATTGGCCTCttcatttattccttttttctctggTATATTGCCACCACGATTTCATGGAATCAGATACATAGATGGTGGTTTCAGTGATAATCTTCCTACGCTTGATGAAAATACTGTTACAGTTAGTCCTTTTTGCGGAGAAAGTGATATTTGTCCTAGAGATATATCATCTCAATTGTTTCAT GTGAATGTGGCAAATACAAGTATAGAACTTTCAAAACAAAACATATGTAGATTTGCTAGAATACTTTTTCCACCAAATCCAAAA ATTTTATCCAATATGTGTAAACAAGGATTTGATGACGCTTTAAGATTTTTACATCGCAACAACTTAATTAATTGTACTAGGTGCCTTGCTGTACAATCTACATTCGTCGTATCGGAGACACTAGATGAGAGTTTCGAATATGATCCTGAATGTTTAGAATGTAAAATGCATAGACAg gaAGCGTTGGTAGCTAATTTACCAGAGACCGTTTTGACTATATTTCAAGATGCCATAGATTCAGCAAATAAAGGTCTTATTAATTGGTTGTTTAAACATAGAAGTATAAAGTTACTCTCCTTGCTTAGCTTACCTTGTACATTGCCAGCAGATGTAGTGTATGCAACATTTACGAA TTTGGTTGGTAACAAAATAGAAACTTATAATGTGGAATACAAAGTAATCGGAAATGTACTTCGCACACCTTTATGTGCATTGAATTGTGCTAAACATTTAAAACCTTCACG atttatattaaatgttcCAAAATTACGGAATAATCTTGTTGAAGCGAGTAGATATATCTTGGAACATTTGACTTATGTATTTCCACAAATCAATGTCTATTACCAACCAATACCTCAGACAATCAAGTGTCAATTAGCTGTTACAGAATATGGATCTA atatttatgatatcaaATCAACAGAAAACAATGATGCATTGTGTAAAAATCCAAAGAGTTTAAATTTGACACTCCAGTATAATGAATT ACAATCGTGGAaagaatgtaataataaaacaaattgtgTTATAAATGTGTCAGATATTGGAATAGTGGATGatacttttgaaaatatattacag gtaACTACAGATCAAGAAGCTGTAATAGCATATTATTACAtggacgaaaataataaagtacaGGTAACAGAAATATTTGATGTAACTGACACAGATTCACATGGAATATTATCTGTTGATGAAATTGAGACCAATACAAAATTACAATTTGACGGTTGGGATGAGCCTACTTGGCTATCTCAGCATACATTAAATGAtg TCACAACAGAATCTCTTTACACTGAAGCAAATCAACAAAGTTTAGAGAATTTGTCCGATATATCTTTAGACGATGATATATTGGacaattcgaatattttttctgaTCCTGAAAGCGAATGGGGAATGGAAAAGAgcaaacaagaagaagaagaagaagaacaacaacaacaacaacaacaacaacaacaacaacaacaacaacaacaatcatGCAATCCTCCTGATAGTCGACCAGAAGTAGATCAACCATCATTaagtatataa
- the LOC124429811 gene encoding uncharacterized protein LOC124429811 isoform X2, giving the protein MKENCTGGKYLNRFHNMNLSFAGCGFLGIYHVGVAVCFKKYAPHLLLDKISGASAGAIAACCLLCDLPLGEITSNVLRVAREAREHTLGAFSPSFNVHDILLESLQKFLPEDAHIRVNGKLHISLTRVYDGKNVIVSHYNSRQDLLQVDILGYIDGGFSDNLPTLDENTVTVSPFCGESDICPRDISSQLFHVNVANTSIELSKQNICRFARILFPPNPKILSNMCKQGFDDALRFLHRNNLINCTRCLAVQSTFVVSETLDESFEYDPECLECKMHRQEALVANLPETVLTIFQDAIDSANKGLINWLFKHRSIKLLSLLSLPCTLPADVVYATFTNLVGNKIETYNVEYKVIGNVLRTPLCALNCAKHLKPSRFILNVPKLRNNLVEASRYILEHLTYVFPQINVYYQPIPQTIKCQLAVTEYGSNIYDIKSTENNDALCKNPKSLNLTLQYNELQSWKECNNKTNCVINVSDIGIVDDTFENILQVTTDQEAVIAYYYMDENNKVQVTEIFDVTDTDSHGILSVDEIETNTKLQFDGWDEPTWLSQHTLNDVTTESLYTEANQQSLENLSDISLDDDILDNSNIFSDPESEWGMEKSKQEEEEEEQQQQQQQQQQQQQQQQSCNPPDSRPEVDQPSLSI; this is encoded by the exons atgaaagaaaattgtacagggggtaaatatttaaatagatttcACAACATGAATTTATCTTTCGCTGGCTGTGGTTTTCTTGGTATTTACCATGTTGGTGTAGCAGtatgttttaaaaaatatgcaCCGCATTTGCTGCTGGATAAGATTAGTGGAGCATCGGCTGGTGCTATCGCTGCCTGCTGTCTTCTTTGTGACTTACCCCTCG GTGAAATTACGAGTAATGTGTTGCGTGTAGCACGAGAAGCCAGAGAACATACACTAGGTGCTTTCAGTCCATCATTTAATGTACATGATATATTGTTGGAGAGTTTACAAAAA TTTCTGCCAGAGGATGCACACATTCGTGTAAATGGAaaattacatatttctttGACCAGGGTATACGATGGAAAAAATGTGATAGTTTCGCACTATAACTCAAGACAAGATTTACTTCAGGTAGACATTTTAgg ATACATAGATGGTGGTTTCAGTGATAATCTTCCTACGCTTGATGAAAATACTGTTACAGTTAGTCCTTTTTGCGGAGAAAGTGATATTTGTCCTAGAGATATATCATCTCAATTGTTTCAT GTGAATGTGGCAAATACAAGTATAGAACTTTCAAAACAAAACATATGTAGATTTGCTAGAATACTTTTTCCACCAAATCCAAAA ATTTTATCCAATATGTGTAAACAAGGATTTGATGACGCTTTAAGATTTTTACATCGCAACAACTTAATTAATTGTACTAGGTGCCTTGCTGTACAATCTACATTCGTCGTATCGGAGACACTAGATGAGAGTTTCGAATATGATCCTGAATGTTTAGAATGTAAAATGCATAGACAg gaAGCGTTGGTAGCTAATTTACCAGAGACCGTTTTGACTATATTTCAAGATGCCATAGATTCAGCAAATAAAGGTCTTATTAATTGGTTGTTTAAACATAGAAGTATAAAGTTACTCTCCTTGCTTAGCTTACCTTGTACATTGCCAGCAGATGTAGTGTATGCAACATTTACGAA TTTGGTTGGTAACAAAATAGAAACTTATAATGTGGAATACAAAGTAATCGGAAATGTACTTCGCACACCTTTATGTGCATTGAATTGTGCTAAACATTTAAAACCTTCACG atttatattaaatgttcCAAAATTACGGAATAATCTTGTTGAAGCGAGTAGATATATCTTGGAACATTTGACTTATGTATTTCCACAAATCAATGTCTATTACCAACCAATACCTCAGACAATCAAGTGTCAATTAGCTGTTACAGAATATGGATCTA atatttatgatatcaaATCAACAGAAAACAATGATGCATTGTGTAAAAATCCAAAGAGTTTAAATTTGACACTCCAGTATAATGAATT ACAATCGTGGAaagaatgtaataataaaacaaattgtgTTATAAATGTGTCAGATATTGGAATAGTGGATGatacttttgaaaatatattacag gtaACTACAGATCAAGAAGCTGTAATAGCATATTATTACAtggacgaaaataataaagtacaGGTAACAGAAATATTTGATGTAACTGACACAGATTCACATGGAATATTATCTGTTGATGAAATTGAGACCAATACAAAATTACAATTTGACGGTTGGGATGAGCCTACTTGGCTATCTCAGCATACATTAAATGAtg TCACAACAGAATCTCTTTACACTGAAGCAAATCAACAAAGTTTAGAGAATTTGTCCGATATATCTTTAGACGATGATATATTGGacaattcgaatattttttctgaTCCTGAAAGCGAATGGGGAATGGAAAAGAgcaaacaagaagaagaagaagaagaacaacaacaacaacaacaacaacaacaacaacaacaacaacaacaacaatcatGCAATCCTCCTGATAGTCGACCAGAAGTAGATCAACCATCATTaagtatataa
- the LOC124429811 gene encoding 1-acylglycerol-3-phosphate O-acyltransferase Pnpla3-like isoform X3 codes for MKENCTGGKYLNRFHNMNLSFAGCGFLGIYHVGVAVCFKKYAPHLLLDKISGASAGAIAACCLLCDLPLGEITSNVLRVAREAREHTLGAFSPSFNVHDILLESLQKFLPEDAHIRVNGKLHISLTRVYDGKNVIVSHYNSRQDLLQALLASSFIPFFSGILPPRFHGIRYIDGGFSDNLPTLDENTVTVSPFCGESDICPRDISSQLFHVNVANTSIELSKQNICRFARILFPPNPKILSNMCKQGFDDALRFLHRNNLINCTRCLAVQSTFVVSETLDESFEYDPECLECKMHRQEALVANLPETVLTIFQDAIDSANKGLINWLFKHRSIKLLSLLSLPCTLPADVVYATFTKFILNVPKLRNNLVEASRYILEHLTYVFPQINVYYQPIPQTIKCQLAVTEYGSNIYDIKSTENNDALCKNPKSLNLTLQYNELQSWKECNNKTNCVINVSDIGIVDDTFENILQVTTDQEAVIAYYYMDENNKVQVTEIFDVTDTDSHGILSVDEIETNTKLQFDGWDEPTWLSQHTLNDVTTESLYTEANQQSLENLSDISLDDDILDNSNIFSDPESEWGMEKSKQEEEEEEQQQQQQQQQQQQQQQQSCNPPDSRPEVDQPSLSI; via the exons atgaaagaaaattgtacagggggtaaatatttaaatagatttcACAACATGAATTTATCTTTCGCTGGCTGTGGTTTTCTTGGTATTTACCATGTTGGTGTAGCAGtatgttttaaaaaatatgcaCCGCATTTGCTGCTGGATAAGATTAGTGGAGCATCGGCTGGTGCTATCGCTGCCTGCTGTCTTCTTTGTGACTTACCCCTCG GTGAAATTACGAGTAATGTGTTGCGTGTAGCACGAGAAGCCAGAGAACATACACTAGGTGCTTTCAGTCCATCATTTAATGTACATGATATATTGTTGGAGAGTTTACAAAAA TTTCTGCCAGAGGATGCACACATTCGTGTAAATGGAaaattacatatttctttGACCAGGGTATACGATGGAAAAAATGTGATAGTTTCGCACTATAACTCAAGACAAGATTTACTTCAG GCTCTATTGGCCTCttcatttattccttttttctctggTATATTGCCACCACGATTTCATGGAATCAGATACATAGATGGTGGTTTCAGTGATAATCTTCCTACGCTTGATGAAAATACTGTTACAGTTAGTCCTTTTTGCGGAGAAAGTGATATTTGTCCTAGAGATATATCATCTCAATTGTTTCAT GTGAATGTGGCAAATACAAGTATAGAACTTTCAAAACAAAACATATGTAGATTTGCTAGAATACTTTTTCCACCAAATCCAAAA ATTTTATCCAATATGTGTAAACAAGGATTTGATGACGCTTTAAGATTTTTACATCGCAACAACTTAATTAATTGTACTAGGTGCCTTGCTGTACAATCTACATTCGTCGTATCGGAGACACTAGATGAGAGTTTCGAATATGATCCTGAATGTTTAGAATGTAAAATGCATAGACAg gaAGCGTTGGTAGCTAATTTACCAGAGACCGTTTTGACTATATTTCAAGATGCCATAGATTCAGCAAATAAAGGTCTTATTAATTGGTTGTTTAAACATAGAAGTATAAAGTTACTCTCCTTGCTTAGCTTACCTTGTACATTGCCAGCAGATGTAGTGTATGCAACATTTACGAA atttatattaaatgttcCAAAATTACGGAATAATCTTGTTGAAGCGAGTAGATATATCTTGGAACATTTGACTTATGTATTTCCACAAATCAATGTCTATTACCAACCAATACCTCAGACAATCAAGTGTCAATTAGCTGTTACAGAATATGGATCTA atatttatgatatcaaATCAACAGAAAACAATGATGCATTGTGTAAAAATCCAAAGAGTTTAAATTTGACACTCCAGTATAATGAATT ACAATCGTGGAaagaatgtaataataaaacaaattgtgTTATAAATGTGTCAGATATTGGAATAGTGGATGatacttttgaaaatatattacag gtaACTACAGATCAAGAAGCTGTAATAGCATATTATTACAtggacgaaaataataaagtacaGGTAACAGAAATATTTGATGTAACTGACACAGATTCACATGGAATATTATCTGTTGATGAAATTGAGACCAATACAAAATTACAATTTGACGGTTGGGATGAGCCTACTTGGCTATCTCAGCATACATTAAATGAtg TCACAACAGAATCTCTTTACACTGAAGCAAATCAACAAAGTTTAGAGAATTTGTCCGATATATCTTTAGACGATGATATATTGGacaattcgaatattttttctgaTCCTGAAAGCGAATGGGGAATGGAAAAGAgcaaacaagaagaagaagaagaagaacaacaacaacaacaacaacaacaacaacaacaacaacaacaacaacaatcatGCAATCCTCCTGATAGTCGACCAGAAGTAGATCAACCATCATTaagtatataa